The Streptomyces durmitorensis genome contains the following window.
TGCCGCTGGAACTCGCGCAGGGCGTCCGGCAGTTCGGTGGCGGTCTCCGACTCCGTGGCGGGATGCGAGCCGAGGGCGCAGTACATCCCGCCCCCGAAGCCGCCAGCCCCTCCGCCACACGTGACGCCCCGCACGGACTCCGGGTAACGGAGCATGAGGCGCTCGAAGTCGCGCTGCCCCTGGTCGCCGACGAAGCGGGCCGCGTCATCGCCGAGGTCGAGCCGCATGCCCCAGATCACGGTGAGATCGGCGCCCGACTGCTGCTGCAGCACTTCGACGCCGCGCGGCGCGAGCAGAGCACCGGCGTACACGGCCGCGCCGCTACGGGGATCCCGTGCCGTGCGGGCGAGCAGAGGCTGCTCACGCCAGAGCCGCCGCTCGCCGTCGGCGGCGTAGAACCCGACCACCCGTGCCGGTGCGTCCACCCTCTCCAACGCGCCGGGCCCGAGCCGGAGTTCCTGCCCGAGCCGCAGCTTCAGCGCGTCGCGGGTACGGGTGGAGACGGCGATCTCCACGACGCGTCCCCGCGCGGCGGGGGGCCGTCCGGCGGCGTACGCGGTACGGGGCGGGGCGTCGGATGCGTACACCAGCGACAGAGTGGTGCCGTCGCCGGTCCGTACGTTGGGCAGGGCGATCCGGGTGGAGTCGCGCGGGAGGTCGCCGCGCAGGGCGGTGGGCGCGGCGTTTTCGACCACGGTGGACAACCGCCGCAGCTCACCGCCCAGCGAGCCACCGCCCCCGCCCCTCTCCACCTCAGGCCCGAACCGCACCCGGTGCGTAACTCCAGGAGCATCCCTCTGCACCTGCTCAAGCCGCGACTCCAAGGCACCCCCGGCAGCCCGCTCAAGCACTCCGGGCCCGCCCACCGCCAGCCCACAAAGCACAAACACCAGCCCGGCAAGCGCCCCAAGGAGCCCCAACTCCCCACGCCTCACAAGCCCCCCTCCCCCCAACACGACCCCAGCTTCACAAGCAACCTCCCCCGTTCACCCGACACCCCCTGCCCCGCCCACTCCCCGCATCCCCCGAACGAACAAGCCTTTCCCGCCCACCCGCCCGATTGCCCCGCGGGTGCGAAGGGTGAGTGGGGGCGGGGCTTCGCGTCGCCGGTGGGCGGGGCGGTCCCGATTGCCCCGCGGGTGCGAAGGGTGAGTGGGGGCGGGGCTTCGCGTCGCCGGTGGGCGGGGCGGTACGGACTGGGTGGGTGGGCAGCGCGTACAGCAGCGGAGACGGGTAGAGGCGAGGGCTCCACATCCCTGGCGCGCGGGATCGACACGAACCGGGTGGGCAAGCAACACGTACAACAGCGGAGACGAGTAGAGGCAGCGGCTCCACATCCCCAGCGCGCGGGATCGACACGAACCGGGTGGGTGAGCAACACGTACAACAGCGGAGACGAGTAGAGGCGCGAGCTCCACATCCCCAGCGCGCGGGATCGACACAAAGCGGGCGGGTGAGCAACAGATACAACAGCGGAGGTGAAAGGGAGACGTATAGGCCGGCGGGGGATCCCACGGGAGCCCGGGTCCCACGCGCCCGCAGCCGGCAGCGCTCGCGAGGGGACGTGCCGGTATGTCCGCCCGGAGCACGGTTCGCGGCACTCCAGCAGCGAAGCAACCCAGCGGCCACCGGACGATAGCGAGGACGGACATACCGGCGCGGCCCCGCCCCCACAGACGAACCAGCCCCGCAGCAGCACCGCCTCCGCAGCCGGCCACACACCCAAGCCGGGGCCACACCCAAGCCAAGGCCACACCCAAGCCGCGACCACACCCAAACCAAGGCCACACCCAAGCCGCGACCACACCCAAGCCAAGGCCGCACCCAAGCCAAGGCCGCACCCAAGCCGCGACCACACCCAAGCCAAGGCCGCACCAAACCCAGCCCCGCCCCAGCCCCGCAGGGCCCCGCAGGGCCCCTCACCCGTCCTCCCCCGCCCGCAACACCCGCCCCAGATCCACCCGCCCCACAACCCGCGCCACCCCACTCACCACCCCACAGATCACCAGCGTCACCCCACCCGCCACCACCCACACCCACCCCCACGGCACCTCCGTGAGCAGCCCGGGAAAGACCGGGTCCCCCTCCGCGTCCACCGTCACCACCGGCATGATCACCGCAGCGAGCCCCGCCCCGAGCCCCGTACCCAGGAGCGCCGCCGCCCCCGCGAGCGCCAGCTGTTCCGTCCACAAGTACGCCGCGAGCTGCCCCCTCCGCACCCCCAGCGCCCTCAGCAGCGCGAACTCCCCCCCTCGCCCGCGCCGAAAGCACCGTATGCAGCGTGAAGGCGATGACCGCGAACGCCGGTGCGAGTGCGAGGCAGAGCCAGAGGCCGCCTCGTGCCCCGCGCCGCAGCGGATCCTCACCGAGCTCCACGCGCGCGTGCGGCACGTCCACGGCGGTGCCGAGCCGCGGCCTGTCCCGCACCGCCTCCCACGCGGCGGTCGCGTCTCCCCCCGCCACCCCCGCCCACCACACGCCGTCCGGCCCCGGCAGCGCCCCGCTCAGCACCAACTGGGCAGCCATCGCCCGCGAGTCGGCGAGTAACCGGGGCCGGTCCCGTGCCATGCCCGGCACCGCCGCGATCCGCCCGACGATCTTCAGCCGGGCACTGCCCCCCGTACTGCGCCGCAGCGTCACGACGTCCCCGACCCGCACCGCCCCGGAGTCCAGCAGCGCGCGGTCGGCGAGAGCCGGCGCCGCAGGGCGCGGGCGCCCCTTCGCGCTGTCCGTGCCGAGGCGGACGTTCCACGTCGGATACTTGAGCCGCGTGTCGGGCCCCCGCAGCACCGCGTCGAGCAGCACGCCACGCCCCGGCCGGTCCCCGCACAGCACAGGCCCGGGCGCCTCCCCCACCACCCCGCGCGGCGGCTCGACCCCGGGGCACCCCGCCCCGTACCGGTCAGGCGCGTCCTCGCGCAGGTCACGCCAGTCGGCCTCCTGGGCGAGCCCCGGCACCCGGTCGACACGGAGCCGGTAGGTGCGCCGCACCGTCTCGCCCGCCATGCTCAGGTCGATCTGCAGGATCCGTACGTCACCGCCGCGCACCGGCACCTTCAGGGGCACCACCCGAGAACCACTTCCTCCCCGAGAGCCACCTTCTTTAAGAAGAACGGCACTTGAGTGGACGAGGCCGTCTTCGTCCTCGAAGAAGACCGTCAGCCGGACCGGCACCGGACGGCCGGGCCCCTCCGCGGACAGCCGCACCCGGAGCGGGAGTTCACCCCCTGCCCCAGAGACCGAGCGAGAGCCCCCTGACCGCCCACCAGCAACCACAAGCCCATGTGCCAAAACCCCCACCCCCAGCGGCGCGACAAGCTCCCGCATGGGCCGCGACGCCAGATCCCCCCGCAGCGAAGGCACCGGACCCCGCCCGGTGTTGACTCCGGTGACGGCCACCGCGTCCTGCCCGATGTATCCCTCCGTGGTCA
Protein-coding sequences here:
- a CDS encoding FtsX-like permease family protein: MRIRCGAGHEAASGSASHSHRRSRSSPSRCIRCFRRGRGGEFALLRALGVRRGQLAAYLWTEQLALAGAAALLGTGLGAGLAAVIMPVVTVDAEGDPVFPGLLTEVPWGWVWVVAGGVTLVICGVVSGVARVVGRVDLGRVLRAGEDG